The following proteins come from a genomic window of Gossypium raimondii isolate GPD5lz chromosome 5, ASM2569854v1, whole genome shotgun sequence:
- the LOC105770447 gene encoding RNA-binding protein 2, with protein sequence MADGYWNRRQPTPPMLSSSGALKRPRTEYDGPPSGLHPSHEMHNYLARDSDRGGHLPVKDTKTIGSAYDRYLQSAQISSFPSGEARTFGGLGKPVGGAMPARPIADPPVMGRPGSAAPDMVPNGRNVGYGNQLPLDAMSRLGRDTVPLPPDASNTLYVEGLPSDSTRREVAHIFRPFVGYKEVRLVSKEFRHRGGDPLILCFVDFTTPACAATAMSALQGYKIDEHDPDSNYLRLQFSRYPGPRSGPGARGRR encoded by the exons ATGGCGGACGGTTACTGGAATCGGCGACAGCCAACTCCTCCGATGCTGTCTTCCAGTGGGGCGCTTAAACGACCTCGTACTGAATACG ATGGCCCACCTTCTGGGCTACATCCATCTCATGAGATGCATAATTATTTGGCAAGAGACAGTGATCGTGGTGGACATCTGCCTGTAAAGGATACAAAAACAATTGGGTCGGCATATGACCGCTATCTGCAGAGTGCA caaatttcttcttttccttctgGAGAAGCAAGAACATTTGGTGGGTTGGGAAAGCCTGTTGGTGGTGCAATGCCTGCTCGTCCAATAGCTGATCCTCCTGTGATGGGTCGTCCTGGATCTGCTGCTCCAGATATGGTACCAAATGGTCGAAATGTAGGTTATGGTAATCAACTTCCGTTGGATGCAATGTCGAGGCTAGGTCGGGATACTGTACCTCTACCTCCAGATGCTTCCAATACTCTATATGTTGAGGGACTTCCTTCTGACAGCACAAGGAGGGAAGTAGCCC ACATCTTTCGCCCTTTTGTGGGATATAAAGAAGTACGACTAGTCAGCAAAGAATTCCGACAT CGTGGTGGAGATCCTCTTATCCTCTGTTTTGTTGATTTCACCACTCCTGCTTGTGCAGCAACTGCAATGAGTGCCTTGCAAG GTTACAAAATTGATGAACATGATCCCGATTCTAACTACTTGAGACTTCAGTTTTCTCGGTACCCAGGCCCAAGGTCAGGTCCAGGAGCTCGTGGAAGGAGGTGA